From the Euwallacea fornicatus isolate EFF26 chromosome 10, ASM4011564v1, whole genome shotgun sequence genome, the window GAATACGATTTTGCGTACTCAGTTTAACTTGGAACGCATGTTAATGTGAacttatttatgtaaaatactAAGAGGAATCACCGCCTGTAATTCAATTGATCAATTGCGAATCGCCTTGGATATTACCTTaggattttaatataaaaatagctATTCGCATTGCATCCTTTATCCCTTAAAATACCCTGAATTTCTTAACTGTTTCCATAGATCGCTATTAATCATAATAGTAAGGAAAATACTAACTTATCTCACCGGGTTCTACCACAACTTCAAAAGGCTCACAGGAGTAGTGGCATTCAGGTGGTGGTGCCAGTTTCCATAATTTCCTTCCGCTAAGTTGGGCCTGCCACGAGGGGTAATGAACATTAtcaatctaaaaattttaagtaccatgattaaatataattaacaaacaaattagttattcctgaaataaaaaagtcttaGTAAGCCAAGGGTTCCACGTCTTTCATTCTAAATAAGGAATTGTTAACTTACTAACATGCATTTGAGCTCCATAACCTGGGCTTCCCATAAATACCCAGCTAAGCGATATATGCTCAGTCAAATTCTTAAAGAAATACGGCttttcataaaattgttttaagtaTCTTCCAACCGCATCGTTGCAATTATTCCACCCTATATACCAGGGAATTTCACCTTCCTTCATGAGGGCCCTTTCCGGGGTCATATTGAACACTTCGTGAAGCGATCTAAACTCTGTCTCATAAGGGAAAAACTGGCAATTTCTGTCTTTAGTTTCATTTATATCCACTGAGtcgaaaatttgtttgaaaaagttGAAGTTAAACTGTGATTTTGCTGCCCAATTCGATGCACCATCAGTAATAACAACCGGATGAGAATGTTTTATATAC encodes:
- the LOC136341499 gene encoding uncharacterized protein, translated to MNVATERVVAIMSNIEKFDISYSEFHRLDILSKIKGTGRSNKFSCGPVSLTILIFSLLVNWMHNLDSECFVSLPDDASRLFRRPENCHFCEGFSEVDKIMNVSPRVMLQKYIKHSHPVVITDGASNWAAKSQFNFNFFKQIFDSVDINETKDRNCQFFPYETEFRSLHEVFNMTPERALMKEGEIPWYIGWNNCNDAVGRYLKQFYEKPYFFKNLTEHISLSWVFMGSPGYGAQMHIDNVHYPSWQAQLSGRKLWKLAPPPECHYSCEPFEVVVEPGEIIVLDTNKWYHQTFVQPGDISITIGSEFD